Within the Terriglobales bacterium genome, the region ATTTCGTGCTTGAAGATGAACAGGTTGGGTGCGCCCTCGCGCGTCAGCCGGATCATGTTCTTATCGTAGTATTCAATCCAGCCGCGCACCACTTCGCCGTCGAGCAGCTTGACCTGCACCGGACGCTGTTTTTCGCCAAGCGCCTTCAGGTACATCGCCTCTTCGTTCGTCTCCTCCGGCGGCGGCGTCTTCGC harbors:
- a CDS encoding RNA chaperone Hfq; the protein is MPFRIPGLSNPLKKAKTPPPEETNEEAMYLKALGEKQRPVQVKLLDGEVVRGWIEYYDKNMIRLTREGAPNLFIFKHEIIYIAEDGAPAKRAKPADGR